Proteins from a single region of Pseudomonas sp. BSw22131:
- a CDS encoding FAD/NAD(P)-binding protein, with protein MTSDHLRPAVDILIVGGGLSGTMLAVQLLRRPGKRRILIIEPRSEVGRGEAYSATELGHTLNGNAARMSVDPDKVDDLTQWLTGFIADGGWPQSDEQHLPVAELFPPRGIFGLYVQQRLAEAEAVGAVHGSTVEHIRSEAVDLNVDDSGVQITLADGTRLSGKRGVLATGMFAAARTPQRDGNELNAAAVDPWDVSAMRLLDPQGRVLIIGSGLTMVDALVSLDQARHLGPVDVFSRHGLLPHVRRQPPSWPDFLGADDSLRSTRQLMRALREQCALAVAQGIDWQAPLDTVRVHIPRLWSQATDAHRRQFVRHVRPWWESHHHRSPPPSAALLSRWLEEGRLTIHAASSLGVEPAEPGHVSIRVRHRGETASTLIGGAALINSTGIQYDWRRVDRALPRQLLARGLIQPGPLALGIAADPGGAVLDAHGNASARLFAMGPPLRGLWWESTAVTDVALQAKALAFRLAELN; from the coding sequence ATGACCTCCGACCACCTTCGACCTGCCGTTGACATTCTCATCGTTGGCGGCGGCCTGAGCGGGACGATGCTGGCCGTGCAGTTGCTGCGCCGGCCTGGCAAGCGCCGGATTCTGATCATCGAGCCGCGCAGTGAAGTTGGGCGCGGAGAAGCGTATAGCGCCACCGAACTGGGCCACACGCTGAACGGCAATGCGGCGCGCATGAGCGTCGACCCCGACAAGGTGGACGACCTCACGCAGTGGCTGACGGGTTTCATTGCCGATGGCGGCTGGCCTCAGTCTGATGAGCAACACCTGCCGGTCGCTGAACTGTTCCCACCCAGAGGCATTTTCGGTCTGTACGTGCAGCAGCGTCTCGCTGAAGCTGAGGCGGTTGGAGCCGTCCATGGCTCGACGGTCGAGCACATCAGGAGCGAGGCCGTCGACCTGAACGTTGATGACTCGGGCGTGCAGATCACCTTGGCTGACGGCACTCGCCTGAGCGGCAAGCGCGGCGTACTGGCCACCGGCATGTTCGCCGCAGCGCGTACTCCGCAGCGTGATGGCAATGAATTGAACGCGGCAGCGGTTGATCCTTGGGACGTCAGTGCGATGCGCCTGCTTGATCCTCAGGGCCGGGTGTTGATCATCGGTTCGGGATTGACCATGGTCGATGCGCTGGTGTCTCTTGATCAGGCCAGGCATCTTGGGCCGGTGGATGTGTTTTCCCGTCATGGCCTGCTGCCCCACGTGCGCAGGCAGCCTCCGTCCTGGCCCGACTTTCTGGGTGCCGATGACTCGCTTCGCAGCACGCGACAACTGATGCGGGCGCTGCGCGAGCAATGCGCCCTGGCGGTTGCGCAAGGCATCGACTGGCAGGCGCCGCTGGACACCGTGCGGGTGCATATTCCCAGGTTATGGAGTCAGGCGACTGACGCGCACCGGCGACAGTTCGTACGCCATGTGAGGCCATGGTGGGAGAGTCATCACCACCGTTCACCGCCGCCAAGCGCAGCACTGTTGTCGCGCTGGCTGGAAGAAGGGCGCCTGACGATTCATGCGGCGTCATCGCTGGGCGTTGAGCCAGCCGAGCCCGGTCATGTGAGCATTCGCGTACGCCACCGGGGCGAAACTGCTTCGACCCTGATCGGCGGCGCCGCGCTGATCAACTCCACGGGCATTCAATACGACTGGCGGCGGGTTGACCGTGCGCTGCCCCGGCAACTGCTGGCGCGTGGGCTGATTCAACCGGGCCCCTTGGCGCTGGGCATCGCTGCCGATCCGGGTGGTGCCGTGCTGGATGCCCACGGCAATGCGTCTGCGCGCCTGTTTGCAATGGGCCCTCCGCTGCGCGGCTTGTGGTGGGAAAGTACGGCCGTCACCGATGTTGCCCTGCAAGCCAAGGCGCTCGCCTTCAGGCTGGCTGAGCTGAATTAA